One part of the Streptomyces sp. NBC_00286 genome encodes these proteins:
- the murJ gene encoding murein biosynthesis integral membrane protein MurJ: MNAPYDGDRGQGAGGSGYPDDPPQGPPEPGQVPPQPPADAYLQDAYGQDPYGVRDRATQDPVDEALYDRAAHPPPPPGTYPPPQQLYAQPPQPPHAPDPRVWAQTPAPEPDGLTQHLPYGDDARTTQFVGVDDLVTQAGEQRHEPDAFAYLFRDQQQGGAYPPAGSPGVSSPPGVPSPTPEPAPAAPQSPPPAPASAPTAAPQKSAGRASSLLKSSAVMAAGTMVSRLTGFIRSALIVAALGTALLGDTFQVTYQLPTMIYILTVGGGLNSVFVPQLVRAMKEDDDGGEAYANRLLTLVMVALGALTLLAMFAAPLLVSMLSVPVANDAAANEVGITFTRYFLPSIFFMGIHVVMGQILNARGKFGAMMWTPVLNNIVIIVTLGMFLWVYGTSANSGMTAGNIPPEGQRLLGIGVLLGLVVQALAMIPYLRETGFRLRLRFDWKGNGLGKTAMLAKWTILFVLANQAGVLVVTQLATAAVTDTGTPGTGYSAYANAQLIWGLPQAIITVSLMAALLPRLSRSAAESDAGAVRDDISQGLRTTAVAIVPIAFGFVALGVPMCTLIFGSSGTDAATKMGYMLMAFGLGLIPYSVQYVVLRAFYAYEDTRTPFYNTVIVAAVNASASALCYILLPPLWAVAGMAASYGLAYAIGVGVAWQRLRKRLGGDLDGARVLRTYARLGIASVPAALLAAAACYGITQGLGQGVLGSLAALLGGGIALLGVFFVAARRMRIEELNGMVGMVRGRLGR; the protein is encoded by the coding sequence ATGAACGCGCCGTACGACGGTGACCGCGGTCAGGGCGCGGGGGGCTCCGGCTACCCCGACGACCCGCCGCAGGGACCGCCGGAGCCCGGACAGGTGCCGCCACAGCCCCCCGCCGACGCGTACCTCCAGGACGCCTACGGACAGGATCCCTACGGGGTTCGGGATCGCGCCACCCAGGATCCGGTCGACGAGGCGTTGTACGACCGCGCCGCGCATCCCCCGCCACCGCCCGGCACATACCCCCCGCCGCAGCAGCTCTACGCCCAGCCGCCGCAGCCGCCGCACGCTCCCGATCCACGTGTATGGGCGCAGACCCCGGCGCCCGAGCCAGACGGCCTGACGCAGCACCTTCCCTACGGTGACGACGCCCGTACGACCCAGTTCGTGGGCGTGGACGACCTGGTGACCCAGGCCGGCGAGCAGCGCCACGAGCCTGATGCCTTCGCGTATCTCTTCCGTGACCAGCAGCAGGGCGGCGCGTATCCCCCTGCGGGTTCGCCCGGTGTGTCTTCTCCGCCTGGTGTGCCGTCCCCCACGCCCGAGCCGGCTCCCGCGGCCCCTCAGTCTCCGCCGCCTGCGCCCGCGTCGGCGCCCACGGCCGCGCCGCAGAAGTCTGCGGGCCGCGCGTCGAGTCTGCTGAAGTCGAGCGCGGTCATGGCGGCGGGCACGATGGTGTCCCGCCTCACGGGCTTCATCCGGTCCGCGCTGATCGTCGCCGCACTGGGCACCGCCCTCCTGGGCGACACCTTCCAGGTCACGTACCAGCTGCCGACGATGATCTACATCCTGACGGTGGGAGGCGGCCTCAACTCCGTCTTCGTACCGCAGCTCGTGCGCGCCATGAAGGAGGACGACGACGGGGGTGAGGCCTATGCGAACCGTCTGCTGACCCTTGTCATGGTGGCGCTCGGCGCGCTGACCCTGCTCGCGATGTTCGCCGCACCGCTCCTGGTCAGCATGCTGTCGGTGCCGGTGGCCAATGACGCCGCAGCCAACGAGGTTGGCATCACCTTCACCCGCTACTTCCTGCCCTCGATCTTCTTCATGGGCATCCATGTGGTGATGGGCCAGATCCTCAACGCCCGCGGCAAGTTCGGCGCGATGATGTGGACTCCGGTCCTCAACAACATCGTCATCATCGTGACGCTCGGCATGTTCCTCTGGGTGTACGGTACGTCGGCGAACTCCGGGATGACCGCGGGGAACATCCCGCCGGAGGGCCAGCGGCTGCTCGGTATCGGTGTCCTGCTCGGCCTTGTCGTCCAGGCCCTGGCGATGATCCCGTACCTGCGCGAAACTGGGTTCCGGCTGCGGCTGCGCTTCGACTGGAAGGGCAACGGCCTCGGCAAGACGGCGATGCTCGCCAAGTGGACGATCCTGTTCGTCCTCGCCAACCAGGCGGGCGTCCTTGTCGTCACCCAGCTGGCCACCGCTGCGGTCACGGACACGGGAACCCCCGGAACGGGCTACAGCGCCTACGCCAACGCTCAGCTCATCTGGGGACTCCCGCAGGCCATCATCACCGTCTCGCTGATGGCTGCCCTGTTGCCGAGACTCTCGCGTTCGGCCGCCGAAAGCGATGCGGGTGCCGTCCGCGACGACATCTCCCAGGGCCTGCGCACCACGGCCGTCGCGATCGTGCCGATCGCCTTCGGCTTCGTCGCACTCGGCGTCCCGATGTGCACCCTGATCTTCGGCTCCTCCGGCACCGACGCGGCCACGAAGATGGGTTACATGCTGATGGCCTTCGGGCTCGGCCTCATCCCGTACTCCGTGCAATACGTCGTGCTACGCGCCTTCTACGCGTACGAGGACACCCGGACTCCCTTCTACAACACGGTCATTGTGGCCGCCGTCAACGCGAGCGCCTCGGCGCTCTGCTACATCCTTCTGCCGCCCCTCTGGGCGGTGGCGGGCATGGCCGCGTCCTACGGTCTCGCGTACGCGATCGGCGTGGGCGTGGCCTGGCAGAGGCTGCGCAAGAGGCTGGGCGGTGACTTGGACGGAGCTCGCGTCCTGCGTACGTACGCCCGGCTCGGCATCGCCTCGGTACCGGCGGCGCTGCTGGCCGCCGCGGCCTGTTACGGAATCACCCAGGGGCTGGGGCAGGGTGTCCTCGGCTCCCTGGCCGCCCTCCTCGGCGGGGGCATCGCCCTGCTCGGCGTCTTCTTCGTCGCGGCTCGGCGTATGCGCATCGAGGAACTGAACGGAATGGTCGGCATGGTCCGCGGGCGCCTCGGGCGCTGA
- a CDS encoding protein kinase family protein yields MAERSTAAVDVADNSGDEPLTAKADQSTADGVAQNRERDTEISESEEAQGSGGDESPDRTSPPELHSGHKLARRYRLEECVTRLDGFSSWRAVDEKLRRAVGVHLLPADHPRARSVLAAARSAALLGDPRFVQVLDAVEENDLVYVVQEWLPDSTELTTLLAAGPLEVHDAYQMVSQVSQAMAAAHREGLAHLRLTPGAVLRSSSGQWRIRGLAVNAALRGISSDTPQRTDTEGIGALLYAALTQRWPYENDAYGLSGLPKGVGLIAPDQVRAGVHRGLAELAMRALVNDGATASRQEPPCTTPEELVKAIGEMPRIRPPEPAFTGPPDYQRTTYQQGSYGRQAPGSGVTQPVPSPPPPLQSRTGKALKWGVSALLIAALGLGSWQLADALMERGKSDDTDKTQTTDDNDKGAKKPASKPIAIQGARAFDPFGADGSENPEDIEKAHDSSPGTYWETSFYTSADFGRLKSGVGVILDLGKVQQVGKVTVSFVGDTSVELRAASGEAGAEPPSFNAFSKVAQGSGTTGVLKPDESVETRYLLIWLTELPLTDEGNYRGRVADIKVTS; encoded by the coding sequence GTGGCGGAACGGAGCACGGCTGCCGTCGACGTGGCAGACAACAGCGGTGATGAGCCGCTGACCGCCAAGGCGGACCAGTCCACGGCCGACGGGGTGGCCCAGAACCGGGAGCGGGACACGGAAATCTCGGAGAGCGAAGAGGCACAGGGGAGCGGCGGGGACGAGAGCCCCGACAGGACCTCACCGCCCGAGTTGCACAGCGGCCACAAGCTCGCCAGACGCTACCGGCTCGAAGAATGCGTCACCCGTCTGGACGGTTTCAGTAGTTGGCGTGCCGTGGACGAGAAGCTGCGTCGTGCCGTCGGCGTGCACCTACTGCCCGCAGACCATCCGCGAGCGCGCTCCGTCCTGGCGGCGGCCCGTTCCGCCGCCCTCCTGGGCGATCCCCGCTTCGTCCAAGTGCTGGACGCGGTCGAGGAGAACGACCTGGTCTACGTGGTGCAGGAATGGCTGCCCGACTCCACAGAACTGACGACGCTTCTAGCCGCCGGCCCGCTGGAGGTGCACGACGCGTATCAGATGGTCAGTCAGGTCTCCCAGGCGATGGCGGCCGCGCACCGCGAAGGGCTGGCGCATCTGCGGCTGACCCCGGGCGCGGTGCTGCGCTCCTCGTCCGGTCAGTGGCGTATCCGCGGGCTCGCCGTGAACGCCGCGCTGCGCGGCATCAGCTCCGACACCCCCCAGCGCACCGACACTGAAGGGATCGGCGCGCTGCTGTACGCCGCCCTCACCCAGCGGTGGCCGTATGAGAACGACGCATACGGCCTCTCCGGGCTGCCGAAGGGCGTCGGGCTCATCGCGCCCGACCAGGTGCGCGCCGGAGTGCACCGTGGTCTGGCGGAACTCGCGATGCGCGCACTCGTCAACGACGGTGCTACGGCCTCCCGCCAGGAACCGCCGTGCACCACGCCGGAAGAGCTGGTGAAGGCGATCGGCGAGATGCCGCGCATCCGCCCGCCCGAGCCCGCGTTCACCGGGCCGCCGGACTACCAGCGCACCACGTACCAGCAAGGCTCGTACGGGCGTCAGGCACCGGGGTCCGGCGTCACGCAGCCGGTGCCGTCGCCTCCGCCCCCGTTGCAGAGCCGTACCGGCAAGGCCCTCAAGTGGGGTGTGTCCGCGTTGCTCATCGCCGCGCTGGGCCTTGGCAGTTGGCAGTTGGCAGACGCCCTCATGGAGCGTGGGAAGTCCGACGACACCGACAAGACGCAGACGACGGACGACAACGACAAGGGTGCGAAGAAGCCGGCCAGCAAGCCGATCGCCATCCAGGGTGCCCGCGCCTTCGACCCGTTCGGCGCCGACGGATCCGAGAATCCGGAGGACATAGAGAAGGCCCACGACAGCAGTCCGGGCACGTACTGGGAGACGAGCTTCTACACGAGCGCCGACTTCGGTCGTCTGAAGTCGGGCGTGGGCGTCATTCTCGACCTCGGCAAGGTCCAGCAGGTCGGGAAGGTGACCGTCTCCTTTGTGGGCGACACGTCCGTCGAGCTCCGAGCCGCCTCCGGCGAAGCGGGCGCGGAGCCCCCATCCTTTAATGCCTTCTCCAAGGTCGCCCAAGGATCCGGTACGACCGGAGTGCTCAAGCCCGACGAGTCCGTCGAGACCCGCTATCTCTTGATCTGGCTGACCGAACTGCCGCTGACCGACGAGGGTAACTACCGTGGCCGAGTAGCGGACATCAAGGTGACCAGCTGA
- a CDS encoding LppU/SCO3897 family protein has translation MTTPPPQGQNPYAQGQPPQGQNPFAQGQTAPQGQPQFPGQPGYPQQPNAPYAPVPPQQRKRGVKFYLRIAVVVAAVIAAGIGFIASRDDAATAEVGDCMSVGNPNSTTDPELEVVDCGDSKAAYKVEQKKTDDSSCDRTKYAQYTETGSSSEFTLCLSEYPAK, from the coding sequence GTGACCACTCCGCCGCCCCAAGGCCAGAACCCGTACGCTCAGGGGCAGCCGCCTCAGGGCCAGAATCCGTTCGCCCAGGGCCAGACGGCACCTCAGGGCCAGCCTCAGTTTCCCGGCCAGCCCGGCTACCCGCAGCAGCCGAACGCGCCGTACGCCCCGGTCCCGCCCCAGCAGCGGAAGCGCGGAGTCAAGTTCTACCTGCGCATCGCGGTCGTCGTTGCCGCCGTCATCGCGGCGGGCATCGGCTTCATCGCGAGCCGGGACGACGCCGCCACCGCCGAGGTCGGCGACTGCATGAGCGTCGGCAACCCGAATAGCACCACCGATCCGGAGCTCGAGGTCGTGGACTGCGGCGACTCCAAGGCCGCGTACAAGGTCGAGCAAAAGAAGACCGACGACTCCAGCTGCGACCGCACCAAGTACGCCCAGTACACCGAGACCGGTAGCAGCAGCGAGTTCACCCTCTGCCTGTCGGAGTACCCCGCCAAGTAG
- a CDS encoding CCA tRNA nucleotidyltransferase, translating to MPNANEDNPNALSQVQHRAVSELLRVSPVADDLARRFQEAGFSLALVGGSVRDALLGRLGNDLDFTTDARPEDVLKIVRPWADAVWEVGIAFGTVGAQKEARVGDAVQRFDIEVTTYRSEAYDRTSRKPEVSYGDSIEEDLVRRDFTVNAMAVALPEKEFIDPHDGLRDLAERVLRTPGTPEASFSDDPLRMMRAARFAAQLDFEVAPEVVAAMKAMAERIEIVSAERARDELNKLILSAHPRKGLTLLVDTGLAAHVLPELPALRLERDEHHRHKDVYDHSLIVLEQAIELEEDGPDLTLRLAALLHDIGKPRTRRFEKDGRVSFHHHEVVGAKMTKKRMTALKYSNDLVKDVSRLVELHLRFHGYGTGEWTDSAVRRYVRDAGPLLDRLHKLTRSDCTTRNKRKAAALSRAYDGLEERIAQLQEQEELDAIRPDLDGNQIMEVLGVGPGPVIGQAYKFLLELRLENGPMEHDAAVSALKEWWAAQS from the coding sequence GTGCCGAACGCCAACGAAGACAATCCCAACGCCCTGAGCCAGGTGCAGCACCGCGCGGTGAGTGAACTGCTGCGAGTGTCCCCCGTCGCCGACGATCTCGCCCGCCGTTTCCAGGAGGCCGGGTTCTCCCTCGCCCTGGTCGGCGGCTCGGTCCGGGACGCCCTGTTGGGCAGGCTCGGAAACGACCTGGACTTCACGACCGACGCCCGTCCCGAGGACGTACTGAAGATCGTGCGGCCCTGGGCGGACGCCGTATGGGAGGTCGGGATCGCCTTCGGGACGGTCGGGGCGCAGAAGGAAGCCCGTGTCGGGGACGCTGTTCAGCGTTTCGACATCGAGGTGACGACGTACCGCTCGGAGGCGTACGACCGGACCTCGCGCAAGCCCGAGGTCTCGTACGGCGACTCCATCGAGGAAGACCTGGTGCGCCGCGACTTCACGGTCAACGCGATGGCTGTGGCTCTTCCGGAGAAGGAGTTCATCGACCCGCACGACGGGCTGCGGGACCTGGCAGAGCGTGTGCTGCGTACCCCGGGTACTCCCGAGGCGTCCTTCTCCGACGATCCGCTACGGATGATGCGGGCCGCCCGCTTCGCCGCGCAGCTCGACTTCGAGGTGGCACCGGAGGTTGTCGCCGCGATGAAGGCCATGGCCGAGCGCATCGAGATCGTCTCCGCCGAGCGCGCCCGGGACGAGCTGAACAAGCTGATCCTCTCCGCGCATCCACGCAAGGGACTGACGCTGCTCGTCGACACCGGTCTCGCCGCGCATGTGCTGCCCGAGCTGCCCGCGCTGCGTCTGGAGCGTGACGAGCACCACCGGCACAAGGACGTCTACGACCACTCGCTGATCGTCCTCGAGCAGGCGATTGAGCTGGAGGAGGACGGTCCCGACCTCACCCTCCGACTCGCCGCGCTCCTGCATGACATCGGCAAGCCGCGCACGCGCCGCTTCGAGAAGGACGGCCGGGTCTCGTTCCACCACCACGAGGTGGTGGGCGCCAAGATGACCAAGAAGCGCATGACGGCCCTCAAGTACTCCAACGATCTCGTGAAGGACGTCTCGCGACTAGTCGAGCTGCACCTGCGTTTCCACGGCTACGGCACCGGGGAGTGGACGGACTCGGCGGTCCGCCGTTACGTACGGGACGCAGGCCCGCTCCTCGACCGCCTCCACAAGCTGACCCGCTCCGACTGCACCACGCGCAACAAGCGCAAGGCCGCGGCGCTCTCCCGCGCGTACGACGGCCTGGAGGAGCGCATCGCCCAGCTCCAGGAGCAGGAGGAACTGGACGCCATCCGGCCCGACCTCGACGGCAACCAGATCATGGAGGTCCTCGGTGTCGGCCCCGGCCCAGTCATCGGCCAGGCGTACAAGTTCCTGCTGGAGCTGCGCCTGGAGAACGGGCCGATGGAGCACGATGCGGCGGTGTCGGCCCTCAAGGAGTGGTGGGCCGCGCAGAGCTGA
- the sigM gene encoding RNA polymerase sigma factor SigM: MADDAGYDGTSDQDLLARHVEGDPDAFGELVRRHRDRLWAVALRTLGDREEAADAVQDALVSAYRAAHTFRGQSAVTTWLHRITVNACLDRARKAASRKTSPVDDTERLEQLLEPHESASAPAERNDLHRELLEALGTLPPDQRAALVLVDMQGYPVAEAARALDVPTGTVKSRCARGRARLLPLLRHLRTDAGGGEDSKKSGEERNRTQGTPVPPAAGVPDAGPSDSTAVKGGGGRA, translated from the coding sequence ATGGCAGACGATGCCGGATACGACGGGACGAGCGATCAGGATCTCCTCGCCCGCCATGTCGAGGGTGACCCCGACGCCTTCGGTGAGCTTGTGCGGCGCCACCGCGACCGGCTCTGGGCAGTGGCCCTGCGGACTCTGGGAGACCGTGAGGAGGCCGCTGACGCGGTCCAGGACGCCCTCGTCTCCGCTTATCGCGCCGCCCACACCTTCCGCGGCCAGTCGGCCGTCACCACGTGGCTGCACCGCATCACGGTGAACGCCTGCCTCGACCGCGCACGCAAGGCGGCCTCCCGCAAGACGTCTCCCGTCGATGACACGGAGCGCCTAGAGCAGCTACTGGAGCCGCATGAGTCGGCGTCCGCGCCGGCCGAGCGCAACGATCTGCACCGCGAGCTCCTCGAAGCCCTCGGCACCCTGCCGCCCGATCAGCGCGCCGCCCTCGTCCTGGTGGACATGCAGGGCTACCCCGTGGCGGAGGCCGCCCGCGCGCTCGACGTGCCGACCGGCACAGTCAAGAGCCGTTGCGCACGTGGCAGAGCCCGGCTCCTCCCGCTGCTCAGACACCTGCGTACGGACGCCGGAGGTGGCGAGGACAGCAAGAAGTCGGGCGAAGAACGGAACCGCACGCAGGGGACACCCGTCCCACCCGCAGCGGGAGTACCGGATGCAGGGCCAAGTGATTCAACTGCTGTGAAGGGCGGAGGTGGGCGAGCGTGA
- a CDS encoding DUF6049 family protein has protein sequence MAQAADFQGTSASPARRWLRRTGVLLAGAPLLAGLLQLPASPSADAAERTAVAAATGSKTVDISLHSLSPSVPSDGDTLTVSGRITNNGKQSVTDAQLGLRVGPTMNGRSSIDTAAKNNPYAGTEVDGSYVQDFAKLAPGVPQGFSLSVPVDELELGADGVYQLGVTLTGETAAQPYERILGIERTFLPWQPDAAERKSRTTYLWPLISTPHMTAETGSNEQQTPVFKDDDLAAELAPGGRLQQLVTLGKELDVTWVIDPDLLASVVAMVGGYEIRTGTDTTTAGTHKEVAKQWLAELEKAVEGKEVVALPFADPDLASLAHKGTKIAGSLSHLKDATEVAATTVESILHVTPSTDYAWPANGAIDPSIVKVATSAGADKVISRSDSLQETGGLSYTPSAARPIGGGTTAVVADARLSTAFQGDMAVAGNSTLAVQEFLAQTLMINLQQPGKQRSIVVAPQRMPSASQAQEMAQALTALQGANWSESAELSAATEAKPDPGATTRVPSESEYPSSLSKQELPPKTFEHVEEIQRKINKFRVILTEEDRVITPFGRALNRAMSTSWRGHEAEEVVYRYGVDAYIDELTEQVALIKKSEAKLSGRSATIPITVQNNLVQGVDHLVLRLTSKHPSRLSIGERERAYWEQRVEVSGGHSESVKFTANGRANGRYAVTAQLYTEDGQPYGEEITFDVSVTEITPTVMLVIAGGVLLLVLAGFRMYTQRKRAAARRAEEGPDDGAEDDAEAGREAAFHPESGPRSDAESALASPVGSREDDPEQPSDPSPDTAPESTDPSGTGERVDR, from the coding sequence GTGGCCCAGGCGGCAGACTTCCAGGGGACGAGTGCCTCACCTGCCCGCCGGTGGCTGCGGCGCACCGGAGTACTGCTCGCCGGAGCGCCTCTGCTGGCCGGCCTTCTCCAGCTGCCCGCCTCGCCGTCCGCGGACGCCGCCGAGCGCACCGCCGTGGCCGCCGCCACGGGCTCCAAAACGGTTGACATCTCCCTGCACTCACTCAGCCCGAGCGTTCCCTCGGACGGCGACACGCTCACCGTCTCGGGCCGGATCACGAACAACGGCAAGCAGTCGGTCACGGACGCCCAGCTCGGTCTGCGCGTGGGACCGACGATGAACGGCCGCTCGTCGATCGACACGGCCGCGAAGAACAACCCTTATGCGGGCACCGAGGTCGACGGCTCATACGTGCAGGATTTCGCCAAGCTGGCGCCGGGCGTCCCGCAAGGCTTCAGCCTCTCCGTCCCTGTGGACGAGCTGGAACTCGGTGCCGACGGCGTCTACCAGCTCGGGGTCACGCTCACCGGGGAGACCGCCGCCCAGCCGTACGAGCGGATTCTCGGTATCGAGCGGACCTTCCTGCCCTGGCAGCCTGACGCTGCGGAGAGGAAGAGCAGGACGACGTACCTCTGGCCCCTGATCTCCACCCCCCATATGACGGCCGAGACGGGTTCGAACGAGCAGCAGACTCCCGTCTTCAAGGACGACGACCTGGCCGCGGAGCTCGCGCCCGGCGGTCGGCTGCAGCAGCTCGTCACGCTCGGCAAGGAGCTGGACGTCACGTGGGTGATCGATCCGGACCTCTTGGCCTCCGTGGTCGCGATGGTGGGCGGCTACGAGATCCGGACCGGCACCGACACCACCACAGCGGGCACCCACAAGGAGGTCGCCAAGCAGTGGCTCGCCGAGCTGGAGAAGGCGGTCGAGGGCAAGGAAGTCGTCGCCCTCCCCTTCGCCGACCCAGATCTGGCGTCGTTGGCTCACAAGGGCACGAAGATCGCCGGGTCGCTGAGCCACCTCAAGGACGCCACAGAGGTGGCCGCCACCACGGTGGAGTCGATCCTCCATGTAACGCCGAGCACGGACTACGCCTGGCCCGCGAATGGAGCGATCGACCCGTCGATCGTCAAGGTCGCCACCTCCGCCGGCGCCGACAAGGTGATCTCCCGCAGTGACAGCCTCCAGGAGACCGGCGGTCTGTCGTACACCCCCAGTGCTGCCCGGCCCATCGGCGGCGGCACGACGGCGGTGGTCGCGGACGCCCGCCTGTCGACGGCGTTCCAGGGCGACATGGCGGTGGCCGGCAACTCCACGCTCGCCGTGCAGGAATTCCTCGCCCAGACCTTGATGATCAACCTGCAGCAGCCTGGGAAGCAGCGCAGCATCGTGGTCGCCCCGCAGCGCATGCCGTCAGCCAGCCAAGCCCAGGAGATGGCGCAGGCGCTCACAGCCCTCCAGGGCGCGAACTGGTCGGAGTCGGCGGAGCTGTCCGCGGCCACCGAGGCCAAGCCCGACCCCGGCGCCACCACGCGGGTCCCCTCGGAGTCGGAGTACCCCTCCTCGCTCAGCAAGCAGGAACTGCCGCCGAAAACCTTCGAGCATGTCGAGGAGATTCAGCGGAAGATCAACAAATTCCGGGTGATCCTCACCGAGGAGGACCGGGTGATCACCCCCTTCGGGCGTGCCCTGAACCGGGCGATGTCCACGTCCTGGCGCGGTCATGAAGCCGAGGAAGTCGTGTACCGCTATGGCGTGGATGCGTATATCGACGAGCTCACCGAGCAGGTCGCACTGATCAAAAAGTCCGAGGCGAAGCTGTCGGGCCGCAGCGCCACGATTCCGATCACCGTGCAGAACAACCTCGTCCAGGGCGTCGACCATCTGGTGCTTCGCCTGACGTCGAAGCATCCGTCGCGCCTGAGCATCGGTGAGCGTGAGCGTGCCTACTGGGAACAGCGGGTGGAGGTGTCGGGCGGGCACAGCGAGTCGGTTAAGTTCACCGCCAACGGCCGGGCCAACGGCCGGTACGCGGTGACCGCCCAGCTCTACACGGAGGACGGCCAACCGTATGGCGAGGAAATCACGTTCGACGTGAGCGTCACCGAGATCACCCCCACAGTGATGCTCGTCATCGCCGGCGGTGTGCTGCTGCTCGTGCTCGCCGGGTTCCGGATGTACACCCAGCGCAAGCGCGCGGCCGCCAGGCGGGCCGAGGAGGGGCCGGACGACGGCGCTGAGGACGACGCCGAGGCTGGTCGTGAAGCGGCGTTCCACCCGGAGTCGGGGCCGAGGTCCGATGCGGAATCCGCGTTGGCGTCGCCAGTGGGATCCAGGGAAGACGACCCGGAGCAGCCGAGTGACCCTTCACCGGACACCGCACCGGAAAGCACCGACCCGTCCGGCACGGGTGAGAGAGTGGACCGTTGA
- a CDS encoding MFS transporter, translating into MAVVRDLRVLLRVRNFRRLLAVRLLSQGADGVYQVALATYVVFSPERQTSPAAIASAMAVLLLPYSLVGPFAGVLLDRWRRRQVFLYGNLLRALLASLTAVLIVSGVPDWLFYASALSVTAVNRFVLAGLSAALPRVVDSERLVMANSLSPTAGTLAATAGGGIAFVVRLVISDSDAAVVLVGAALYLCAALASLRMARELLGPDQELVQPHLKAALAGTARGLVAGVRHLAEPARREAAWALTAMTLMRFCFGALTVMVLMLCRYAWSSGSDDDGLALLGLAVGISGAGFFVAAVVTPTAAGRLGPGGWIVVCAGSAAVLEPALGLSFTEVPVLISAFVLGLTTQGAKIATDTVVQSSVDDGFRGRIFSVYDVLFNVAFVGAAGVAALMLPPDGRSVHLVVTVAVVYAAVAASMARFERRRVSHQ; encoded by the coding sequence ATGGCTGTCGTACGTGACCTGCGCGTACTCCTGCGCGTCCGGAACTTCCGGCGCCTGCTCGCCGTACGGCTGCTGTCCCAGGGCGCCGACGGTGTCTACCAGGTCGCGCTCGCCACGTACGTCGTCTTCTCGCCGGAGCGGCAGACCTCGCCTGCTGCGATCGCCTCGGCGATGGCGGTGCTCCTCCTCCCGTACTCGCTCGTCGGCCCCTTCGCGGGCGTGCTGCTGGACCGCTGGCGACGTCGGCAGGTTTTTCTGTACGGGAACCTCCTGCGGGCGTTGCTGGCCTCTCTGACGGCCGTGCTGATCGTGAGCGGTGTCCCGGACTGGCTCTTCTACGCCTCCGCGCTGAGCGTCACCGCGGTCAACCGCTTCGTCCTGGCGGGTCTGTCCGCCGCGCTGCCGCGTGTCGTCGACTCCGAGCGCCTGGTGATGGCCAACTCCCTGTCGCCCACGGCCGGGACGCTCGCCGCGACCGCGGGCGGCGGCATCGCCTTCGTCGTACGTCTCGTCATCTCGGACTCCGACGCCGCGGTCGTCCTCGTCGGAGCGGCGCTCTATCTGTGCGCGGCACTCGCCTCGCTGCGTATGGCGCGAGAACTGCTGGGTCCCGACCAGGAGTTGGTGCAGCCGCATCTGAAGGCGGCCCTGGCGGGTACGGCACGTGGCCTGGTGGCCGGTGTGCGCCATCTGGCCGAGCCCGCACGCCGTGAGGCCGCCTGGGCGCTGACCGCGATGACGCTGATGCGGTTCTGTTTCGGCGCCCTGACGGTCATGGTGCTGATGCTCTGCCGGTACGCCTGGTCGTCCGGCTCGGACGACGACGGACTCGCCCTCCTGGGCCTTGCCGTGGGGATCTCCGGGGCCGGCTTCTTCGTGGCGGCGGTGGTGACCCCGACGGCGGCCGGGCGGCTCGGGCCGGGCGGCTGGATCGTCGTCTGCGCCGGTTCAGCCGCGGTCCTGGAACCCGCGCTCGGTCTGTCGTTCACCGAAGTGCCCGTACTGATCTCAGCCTTCGTCCTCGGCCTCACCACCCAGGGCGCGAAGATCGCCACCGACACCGTGGTCCAGTCGTCCGTCGACGACGGCTTCCGCGGCCGGATCTTCTCCGTGTACGACGTGCTGTTCAACGTCGCGTTCGTCGGCGCCGCCGGGGTGGCCGCCCTGATGCTGCCTCCTGACGGCCGCTCAGTCCACCTGGTGGTCACAGTGGCCGTTGTCTACGCGGCAGTTGCTGCGTCTATGGCCCGCTTTGAACGGCGTCGAGTGTCACATCAGTGA